In a genomic window of Cyprinus carpio isolate SPL01 chromosome A10, ASM1834038v1, whole genome shotgun sequence:
- the LOC109097633 gene encoding ras-related protein Rab-1A-like, with product MNPEYDYLFKLLLIGDSGVGKSCILLRFADDTYTESFISTIGVDFKIRTIELDGKTIKLQIWDTAGQERFRTITSSYYRGAHGIIVVYDVTDQESYNNVKQWLKEIDRYASENVNKLLVGNKCDLTTKKVVDYTTAKEFADSLGIPFLETSAKNATNVEQAFMTMAEEIKKRMRPGTSGGSEKPDLKIESTPVQQSGSGCC from the exons ATGAACCCTGAATA TGACTACTTATTCAAGCTCCTCCTGATTGGAGATTCTGGAGTTGGAAAGTCTTGCATTCTATTGCGTTTTgca GATGACACCTACACAGAGAGTTTCATCAGCACAATAGGAGTGGATTTCAAGATTCGAACTATTGAGTTGGATGGAAAAACTATTAAACTTCAGATA TGGGACACCGCTGGGCAGGAGAGATTCCGCACGATTACATCCAGCTACTACAGAGGAGCTCATGGGATCATTGTTGTGTACGATGTTACGGATCAG GAATCCTACAACAACGTGAAACAGTGGCTGAAAGAAATCGATCGCTATGCAAGTGAGAATGTCAACAAACTACTTGTAGGAAACAAGTGTGACCTCACTACAAAGAAAGTTGTGGACTACACTACAGCTAAG gagtTCGCTGACTCTCTTGGCATCCCTTTCCTTGAGACGAGTGCCAAAAATGCCACGAACGTGGAGCAGGCCTTCATGACCATGGCAGAGGAGATAAAGAAGCGCATGAGACCAGGGACTTCAGGGGGTTCAGAGAAACCTGATCTTAAAATCGAAAGCACCCCGGTGCAACAGTCAGGCAGCGGGTGCTGTTAG
- the LOC122146521 gene encoding gastrula zinc finger protein XlCGF7.1, with protein sequence MESGCRSDLEPRRRKNKDIEEQEPKSSCSQPENNKTGDQKMFPCPQCGKSFTQKGNLRIHFRIHSGEKPFECHLCDKSFADPRNLRDHRLSHSGERVHDCDQCGKKFMFAAHLKRHLRIHTNDKPYLCSICGQSYSRMDHFREHQILHANVRAHVCSECGSSFNLASHLKDHQKLHTGEKPYKCSHCGKSFSHSGSRKKHERIHTGLKSYICRSCGRDFCQSSALLNHIKKLPKVVTVRKKKKL encoded by the exons ATGGAAAGTGGGTGCAGAAGTGATCTAGAACCACgaagaaggaaaaataaagatATTGAAGAGCAAG AACCAAAGTCCAGTTGCTCACAGcctgaaaacaacaaaactgGAGACCAAAAAATGTTCCCctgtcctcagtgtggaaagagctttacACAAAAAGGAAACCTTAGGATTCATTTTAGGATTCactctggagagaagcctttcgaATGTCATCTGTGTGACAAGAGTTTCGCAGATCCAAGAAATCTCAGAGATCACCGGCTCTCTCACTCTGGAGAAAGAGTGCATGACTGCGATCAGTGCGGCAAAAAATTTATGTTTGCTGCTCACCTGAAGAGACACCTGAGAATCCATACAAATGATAAGCCATACTTGTGCTCCATTTGCGGACAGAGTTATTCACGCATGGACCATTTCAGAGAGCACCAGATATTGCATGCCAATGTGAGAGCACATGTGTGCTCTGAGTGTGGGAGCTCCTTTAATTTAGCCAGCCACTTAAAAGACCACCAAaaacttcacactggagagaaaccttacaagtgttcacactgcggAAAGAGTTTCTCGCATTCAGGATCTAGGAAAAAGCATGAGagaattcatacaggtttgaagtcATACATTTGCCGTTCATGTGGTAGAGACTTCTGTCAGTCAAGTGCACTGCtgaatcacataaaaaaattgcCCAAAGTTGTCAcagtgagaaaaaagaaaaaattataa
- the LOC109097966 gene encoding FERM domain-containing protein 8: MEGDDGDFPPDPSEPSHSQRGSVASSVTRAQDLLVYLASDSAVHLTLEGLGCMNAQELGRNVREALNIPNSAVDVFAFWFCSPLLDLQLKPKHLPYKLCRQWQDLLYRFTEAPAEDISQDEPCLLFKRNVFYSRSKELQIEDEGVLRLLYDEAKMNILEGRYPCDPEHWLKLGALSCAIELGTGLDDHALTAAVREKKLSSFLPAHAALGGGGFLSTLRGRGGRNAEMEQNLVKEYRSVCSSAATGSNQEPIALLHQYLGSCHTLPYYGCAFFMGEIDKPAQGLLHRGGRKAVSVGISLEGVYVMDVKEKHVLLGLKFSELSWDHSYPETEGDSHILWLEFDGEEAGVPVNKLLKIYSKQAELMSGLIEFCVELRSVGESAATGTDGEVTPSQEPTGQETNEKTRERRQGKLRRQSSVVCSRVHSLNTISYVDDGKEIKRLKPKRAASFFTRQAQPPTYSAVQVTESLEQG; encoded by the exons ATGGAGGGAGATGATGGCGACTTCCCCCCTGATCCATCAGAGCCCTCTCATTCCCAGCGAGGAAGTGTGGCTTCCTCGGTCACCAGAG CTCAGGATCTGTTGGTGTACTTGGCGAGCGACAGTGCAGTGCACTTGACTTTGGAGGGTCTCGGCTGTATGAATGCGCAGGAGCTCGGCCGCAATGTCCGAGAAGCCCTCAACATTCCCAACTCTGCCGTAGATGTGTTCGCTTTCTGGTTCTGCTCTCCTTTGCTTG ACCTGCAGTTGAAGCCGAAACATTTGCCCTACAAGCTGTGTCGTCAGTGGCAGGACCTGCTGTACCGCTTTACTGAGGCCCCCGCAGAAGACATTTCTCAAG aTGAGCCGTGTCTTCTGttcaaaagaaatgttttttattccaGGTCAAAAGAACTTCAG ATTGAAGATGAAGGAGTGTTGAGGCTACTTTATGATGAGGCCAAGATGAATATTTTAGAGGGTCGTTACCCCTGTGACCCTGAACACTGGCTGAAACTGGGAGCTTTGTCCTGTGCCATTGAGCTGGGGACTGGGCTTGATGACCACGCTCTAACAGCGGCAGTCAG AGAGAAGAAGCTGTCCTCATTCCTACCGGCCCACGCTGCATTAGGAGGAGGAGGTTTTCTGTCCACACTGAGGGGGAGAGGAGGGAGGAATGCAGAGATGGAGCAAAATCTTGTAAAGGAGTATCGTTCCGTCTGCTCCTCTGCTGCCACTGGCTCCAATCAGGAGCCCATCGCTCTGCTGCACCAGTACCTCGGGAGCTGCCACACTCTGCCTTACTATGG ATGTGCTTTCTTCATGGGTGAGATAGACAAGCCAGCACAGGGCCTCCTTCACAGAGGTGGCCGTAAGGCTGTGAGTGTGGGCATCAGTCTGGAAGGAGTATATGTTATGGATGTGAAAGAGAAACATGTCCTTCTGGGTCTTAAGTTCAGTGAGCTTTCCTGGGATCACAGCTACCCAGAGACAGAGGGAGACTCGCATATCCTCTGGCTGGAGTTTGATGGGGAAGAGGCTGGCGTGCCtgtcaataaattattaaagatttattcaAAACAG GCCGAGCTAATGAGTGGTCTTATTGAGTTTTGCGTGGAGTTACGTTCTGTCGGAGAGTCAGCTGCCACAGGTACTGATGGTGAGGTCACACCTTCTCAAGAACCTACAGGTCAGGAAACCAATGAGAAAACCCGAGAGCGACGACAGGGGAAACTGCGCAGACAGAGCAGCGTGGTCTGTAGCCGAGTCCATTCACTCAACACCATCAGCTATGTTGATGACG GCAAAGAGATTAAACGTCTGAAGCCCAAAAGAGCTGCTTCTTTCTTCACGCGACAGGCGCAGCCTCCCACTTACTCGGCTGTTCAGGTGACTGAAAGTTTGGAGCAAGGGTGA